The genomic region CCGGCTCCAGCCGCTCCGGCCTGATGATGACGGCGGCGCGCATGCTGGGGGCGGAGCGCTCTGCCGCCGCGCGCTTTGCCATGCTCTCCAGCATTCCCGTCATTGCCGCTTTCGGCCTGCAATCGGGCATTGATCTGGCGCGCGGTGAAGATCCCGGTGCCAGCCTCTCTGACGGGCTGATCGCGGCCGGGCTGTCATTCGCGGCGAGCCTCATCGCCATCCACCTGCTTTTGAAGCTGGTCGACCGGTTCGGCTTTCTGCCCTTCGTGATCTACCGCATCGCGCTGGCATGCGTGATTCTGGCGGTAATCATCTGGGTGGTGTGAAGGGAAAAAACCCTACTCCGCAGCCGCGAACTGTCCGCCGCGGCGGAAGCGGTAGAGATAGCCCGGTACGACCGATTCCACCGAGGCCGGGCTGATGCCCAGATCAGACAGGCCCGGCGCGCCTTCGGCTGCGACATTGTCGGTTTTCAGCAGCGTCACCTGATCGCGCGTCAGCACGATGGGCACGAAGGGCAGCGCGCCTGCGATCTCTCCGGCAAACCCGACACCGTAAGCGGCAAGCCAGGGCAGCGGCACCAGCAAGCGCGGGCGCTGGATGGTCGCCAGCATGTATTCCATCAATTGCTTGAAGCTGTAACTGGCAGGGCCGCCAAGCTCGTAGGTCTTGCCTTGAGCCTGCGGGTTTTCCAGTGCGGCCAGCACCGCCGCGCCGACATCCCCGGCCCAGACCGGCTGGAGCAGCGTCTTGCCGCCGCCGATCAGCGGCAGGGCAGGCGTATAAAGCGCCATCTGGGCGAAGCGGTTGAAGAAGCTGTCCTCGGCCCCGAACACGATGGAAGGACGCAGGATCGTGGCGGTGGGAATAGCGTCCATCACCGCTTTTTCGCCGGCGGCCTTGGTCTGTGCATAGGCTGACTTGCTGTCTGCGTCCGCGCCGATGGCCGAAATCTGCACAAAGCGGGTAATGCCCGCTGCTTTTGCGGCCTCGGCAATGTTCTGCGCGCCCTGTGCCTGCACCGAGCGGAAGGTCTGGCGGCCGGACTGCGCCAGAATACCGGTCAGGTTGATGACCGCGCTCGCGCCTTCAACCGCGCGCTCGATCGAGACTTTGTTGCGAACATTGGCCTGGACGAGCTGTATCTGGCCGACCGAGCCCATGGGTTTGAGGTCAATGGCGGTATGGGGCAGGCGCGTGGCGACGCGCACCCGGTAACCGGCCCTGACCAGCGCGCGCACCGCATAGCGCCCGATAAAGCCCGATCCGCCAAACACCGTGATCATTTCGTCGCGCAGCATGTTGGTCTCTCCCGGCGAGCCTTGAAAATGTGTCTGCGGGCGCCTGTTCCCGCGAACGCATGCGTGTTGGTAGCGGATAGACCAAATTTGTGGCCCGTTGGCAACGCCGCACAAGGCGCGTTGACAGCGCCCGCGCCCGCATTTATCACCGCGCCTCCGACGCCCCAGAAACATGCCCAGGTGGCGGAATTGGTAGACGCGCTGGCTTCAGGTGCCAGTTCCCGCAAGGGAGTGGAAGTTCGAGTCTTCTCCTGGGCACCATCTGGTTTCATGGATGGCGACACACAAAAACGGCCCCTCGCGAGGGGGCCGTTTTGCGTTTCGGGGGTGTGACGCTGCGCGCCTAGCGCTGCAGGAGCCAGGCGCGGGCTTGCGTCTCGCAGGCAAAGGGCTGCAGCTTGACAGCGAAGGCGCGCGCCGTGCTTTCCATGATCATGTAGGGGCGTGTGCGCTCACCGTGGGAGACATGGGCGCAGCGGCGCGGCGAAAGCTCTTCCATGATATGTTCGATGGCCGCCACCAGATCGGCGATCTCGTAGGCGACTGAGCTGTCCTTGCTCTCGATCAGCACGCCATCGACGCGCTTGTCCTGCCCGGCGGCAGCGAGCCGATCTGCGGCGCGGCGCAACACGTCACCGGTCAGTTCGCCGCGCAGGCGAAGCGTGAGAATGCCGTGGATGTCCGTTTCGATGCGGACCTGGTCCACATCGGGTGTGTTGTTGTCGAGAGGCATGGGGAGGCGGCCTTATGGCTCTTGCTGGCAGGTCAGTGACGTCGGGATAAGCATGACTAGCCGCAGAATGTTGCCAAATCATGGCACATCTTGCGCATGGCGCCCTTGCAGATATGCAAGGCTTGGGAAGGCTGGAAGCAGGCCCTAGAACCGGTAGCGCAGATTGAGCGCGACCAGGGGGAAGGAATCGTACTTGTCCAGATCGCGCCGTGCGCGCTCCACCTGCAAGTCCAGATCAGCCAGGAAGGCCGGATCATCGGCCAGCAGCCCCGTCACCTCATAGCTGATGCTGGGAGTGCCCTGCCTGTAGACGCCAGCCTCCAGCGATACCTCGACCGGCCCGTTCCAGGGCCGGCCGGCCAGGCCCGCGCCGGCAAACCAGGCATTGGGCGCAAACTGGGCCTCGCCGGTCAGCCGTCCGACTTCGGCAGCGGGATAGATATTGTCGCCGATCTGGTAGTCGCTGGCGGGCTGGGCGTTGTAAACGGCCTTGTTGAAATTGTACCGGGCACCGGCAGTGAGAAAGAAAACCCGCCGGAAGGGGAAAAAGTCGATCCCCGCGCCAACGCTCGCCAGACGCAGCGAGAAATCGCTGGCAATATCGGCGACTGTCTGGTCGTTGGAATAGACGAGCCCTGCTGCGTGAGCGCGCACCTGCAGATAGTCATTGATCCGGTAGCCGCCCTCCAGCCCGACGCCGAGCGTGCCGGCGCGGACACCGGCAAAGGCGCGCCGGTCAGCATCTGTGGATGCGGTGAAAGCCCCTGAACCGGCGAACGCAGGATCGCCCTGCATGCTTGCCGCGCCAAGCGCGGCAGCGAGTGTGACGGATATGGACATGATGATCTCAGGCTAGCGGCGGCGTGCTGGTGTTTCAACCTGCCGGTGTCCAGAATGGTTCCCCGGGCGCAGGCCGTTGATTGACGCCGGGTGTGTGCGCGGCCCATAGGAAAGGTTACACGCGCCGAGCCAAGAAGGGGTTTCACGTCCATGACCATCCATTTCCACAAGGTCGACCTTCCCGCCGGGCTGG from Glycocaulis abyssi harbors:
- a CDS encoding complex I NDUFA9 subunit family protein; amino-acid sequence: MLRDEMITVFGGSGFIGRYAVRALVRAGYRVRVATRLPHTAIDLKPMGSVGQIQLVQANVRNKVSIERAVEGASAVINLTGILAQSGRQTFRSVQAQGAQNIAEAAKAAGITRFVQISAIGADADSKSAYAQTKAAGEKAVMDAIPTATILRPSIVFGAEDSFFNRFAQMALYTPALPLIGGGKTLLQPVWAGDVGAAVLAALENPQAQGKTYELGGPASYSFKQLMEYMLATIQRPRLLVPLPWLAAYGVGFAGEIAGALPFVPIVLTRDQVTLLKTDNVAAEGAPGLSDLGISPASVESVVPGYLYRFRRGGQFAAAE